GTAGCCATTCACTTTTTGCATCGAATCGGCGCAGTGCTTGTCTCAATTTCTGTAACCTGGACCTGTTTTAGAATTTTTCGCAGTCATCGGAATCAACCCGCTCTGGTTCGAACCGCAGGCGTTTTATTGAGTTCACTTGTTTTGCAGATTTTGCTGGCGGGAATTACAATCTGGACGAAGAAAGCAGTTATTCCGACAACAGCCCACGTTGCAACCGGGGCGTTTATTTTGGGCACAAGCCTCTTCTTAACTCTGCAAATTCAAATGCTTTTTAAAGCTCAGAAAAAAGAAATGGCTGAAAATTTTTTAGTTGAACAGACGACATAATAAGTATTATCGCTGAACTTTGCATTTTTTTGAAAAAAAATGACATCTTTTCTAAGAAAGCTTTTCACGTCTCACGTCTCACGTCTTACGTTTGCCAGTGCGGCTTCACCGCGCGATGAAATAAGGAAAATTTTAATTTGAAAAATAATTTAACAAATTACTTCGAACTTACAAAACCGCGCGTCACGTTTATGGTACTGGTGAGCGTGCTAGCCGGCTTTTATCTTGGTGCAAGGGATTCAATTAATTGGATTCTTCTTTTAAACGCCATGCTCGGCACCTGGCTGGTGGCCGGCGGAACGAATGCTCTCAATCAATTGATTGAACGCGACCTTGATTCATTAATGAAACGGACTCAAAAACGGCCTTTACCATCCGGTAGATTGACTGCTAAACAAGTTGGCATTTTCGCTGCATCGATCTCAATTTTTGGCATTACTTACTTGTGCCTGACTACTAATCTCTTAACTGGATTTTTAGCTGCATTAACTTTAGGGAGCTATGTATTCGTCTACACGCCATTGAAACGCAAAACCTCGCTTTCCACAATTATCGGAGCCGTACCGGGCGCTTTACCGGCAATGGGCGGTTGGGCTGCTGTGACTGGAGAAATCGGCGGTGGCGCCTGGGCGTTATTTTTCATTCTCTTCTTCTGGCAGCTCCCCCACTTTTTAGCGATTGCCTGGATTTACAAAGAAGATTATGAGCGCGGCGGGTTTCCTGTGCTGCCGGTTTTAGATGTTGACGGCAATTTAACCGGCAGACAAATTATTGTCAACTGTCTGGCGCTCATTTTGGTCAGCCTCCTGCCAACCGTCTTAGGATTGACCGGGGCTGTCTATTTTGTCGGCGCCCTGGTTCTGGGGCTGCTCTACCTTACCTCAGGAATTCGACTGGCTCGAAGAAAATCAAACCGGTACGCGAAGCAACTCCTGCATGCTTCAATTATTTATCTTCCCTTACTCCTCACCTTGATGTTTGTAGATAAGACCTGATTGTAAAAACTCTTAATTAAAATCTATTCAACCACCACCGCCGTCCCATACGCCAGAATCTCCGAGGCCATTCCCATGATGTAACTGGTGCTAAAAGACACATCAACAATGGCATTTGCTCCCATTTCCTCAGCTGCCGCCTTCATCCTATCCAACGCCTGTTCCCGGGCTTCCGCCATGAGTTTGGTGTATTCCTCAATTTCGCCGCCAACGATATTTTTTAATCCGGCGATAATATCTTTGCCTAAATGACGCGCTCGAATTGTATTTCCTTTTACCAGACCGATAGTTTTCACAATCTTCTTACCGGCAATTTCACTGGACGCTACTAAAATCATCTTTGTACCTCCTTATAAGGATCCGATTTTCGTGTGAATAGTTTTTCACGGACAACCGACACCAATA
This genomic interval from candidate division KSB1 bacterium contains the following:
- a CDS encoding YbjQ family protein, coding for MILVASSEIAGKKIVKTIGLVKGNTIRARHLGKDIIAGLKNIVGGEIEEYTKLMAEAREQALDRMKAAAEEMGANAIVDVSFSTSYIMGMASEILAYGTAVVVE
- the cyoE gene encoding protoheme IX farnesyltransferase, yielding MKNNLTNYFELTKPRVTFMVLVSVLAGFYLGARDSINWILLLNAMLGTWLVAGGTNALNQLIERDLDSLMKRTQKRPLPSGRLTAKQVGIFAASISIFGITYLCLTTNLLTGFLAALTLGSYVFVYTPLKRKTSLSTIIGAVPGALPAMGGWAAVTGEIGGGAWALFFILFFWQLPHFLAIAWIYKEDYERGGFPVLPVLDVDGNLTGRQIIVNCLALILVSLLPTVLGLTGAVYFVGALVLGLLYLTSGIRLARRKSNRYAKQLLHASIIYLPLLLTLMFVDKT